From one Dysidea avara chromosome 9, odDysAvar1.4, whole genome shotgun sequence genomic stretch:
- the LOC136267624 gene encoding copine-3-like, protein MDDDDDLLGSLETTLGQVVSASTFTRPLANKKASNTETITACSHRGGDTDLVHKTEVRQELISAEGRGEGSCVIKAISYDWDNDGSHDLIGEFTTTLGELLSEKLTQMGSDQP, encoded by the exons atggatgatgatgatgatttacTTGGCAGTTTAGAGACCACCCTTGGGCAAGTGGTGAGCGCTAGCACTTTCACAAGACCTCTAGCAAACAAGAAAGCATCCAACACTGAAACTATCACTGCATGTTCACACCGAGGAGGTGATACAGA TTTGGTGCACAAGACAGAAGTG aggcaggagcttataagcgctgAAGGTAGAGGAGAGGGTAGTTGTGTCATCAAAGCGATCAGTTATGATTGGGACAAcgatggatcacatgatctgatTGGAGAGTTCACTACTACACTGGGAGAACTACTCAGTGAAAAGTTAACCCAGATGGGAAGTGATCAACCATAA